The following are encoded in a window of Psychrobacter sp. P11F6 genomic DNA:
- a CDS encoding DUF3726 domain-containing protein produces the protein MIVSHNEIVTIVHKAFTGMHREVGEADVIATMVAELQMAGLDGIRHFNNASPYILTEHDTPIDIVHQQDGAIRLDLHGSSLACHLPTIIDYALEKMGDLAHFHIYLQNCHNRWLAYSELVGLAAKGFACLAKWDNGSVPKHTLFTLNQGFVYPDLYFFDQAQANYNTNDMIIEIATQNFDIEQDIQHFNHKISTDELFETHQRAWKEGIYVDDEQWAILKKTAAAMLVDNSETSSKGAGGA, from the coding sequence ATGATCGTATCGCATAATGAAATTGTGACGATAGTACACAAAGCCTTTACTGGGATGCACCGTGAAGTAGGCGAAGCGGATGTGATTGCTACTATGGTCGCTGAGCTACAGATGGCGGGCTTGGACGGTATCAGACACTTTAATAATGCCAGTCCGTATATTTTAACCGAGCACGATACGCCAATCGATATCGTCCATCAACAAGACGGCGCTATTCGTTTAGATTTGCATGGTAGCAGCTTGGCTTGTCACTTGCCGACTATCATTGACTATGCTCTGGAAAAAATGGGTGATTTGGCGCATTTTCATATTTATTTACAGAACTGTCATAACCGCTGGTTGGCTTATAGTGAGCTGGTGGGGCTGGCTGCCAAAGGCTTTGCTTGTTTGGCTAAATGGGACAATGGCTCTGTGCCCAAGCATACATTATTTACGTTAAATCAAGGTTTTGTGTATCCTGATTTATACTTTTTTGACCAAGCACAAGCCAATTATAATACCAATGATATGATTATTGAAATTGCGACCCAAAATTTTGATATTGAACAGGACATACAGCATTTCAATCATAAAATATCGACAGATGAGCTATTTGAAACGCATCAGCGCGCATGGAAAGAAGGCATCTATGTCGACGATGAGCAGTGGGCGATACTCAAAAAAACGGCTGCTGCGATGTTGGTAGACAATAGCGAAACATCAAGTAAAGGCGCGGGAGGGGCGTAA
- a CDS encoding restriction endonuclease subunit S: MITKKYIPQIRFKGFDEDWSNLQFFETLDSIIDFRGRTPKKIGLKWSKKGYVALSALNVKNGYIDFSLDNHFGDEELYQKWMGGKELVAGQVLFTTEAPMGNVAQVPDNQGYILSQRTIAFNVKSSVIKNDFLAVLLRSPATFNRLESMTSGGTAKGVSQKSMAKLEVDIPSNLQEQTVIGNLFQNIDQTISLQRRKYEQTQTLKRSLLSKMFPKAGQTQPEIRLQGFGGDWIEMELGDIGYTYTGLSGKTKADFSHGQAMYITYMNVYSNAIASTSMLEAVDKDDSQNLVKKGDVLFTTSSETPEEVGMSSVWQHDLHLVYLNSFCFGFRLKEKVDSNYLAFMLRSNKVRADISLLAQGISRYNISKRAMMKIKVPLPSIKEQAAIGEFFEQVDETIVLQAKQLKILENIKESLLAKMFV, encoded by the coding sequence ATGATAACTAAAAAATATATTCCGCAAATTCGCTTTAAAGGCTTTGATGAGGATTGGTCTAACCTACAATTTTTTGAAACTTTGGATAGCATTATTGACTTTAGGGGAAGAACACCTAAGAAAATTGGCTTGAAATGGAGCAAAAAGGGATATGTAGCTTTGTCTGCTTTAAACGTAAAAAATGGATACATAGACTTTAGCTTAGACAACCATTTTGGCGATGAAGAGTTATATCAAAAATGGATGGGCGGAAAAGAGTTGGTCGCAGGTCAGGTCTTATTTACAACTGAAGCACCTATGGGTAACGTCGCTCAAGTACCTGATAATCAGGGGTATATTTTAAGTCAAAGGACGATTGCGTTTAATGTGAAAAGCTCAGTAATCAAGAACGACTTTCTTGCCGTTTTATTAAGATCACCAGCAACATTCAATAGACTTGAATCTATGACAAGCGGCGGTACAGCAAAAGGCGTCAGCCAAAAGTCAATGGCAAAGTTGGAAGTAGATATTCCTTCTAACCTTCAAGAACAAACCGTCATCGGCAACCTTTTTCAAAATATCGATCAAACCATTTCTTTGCAGCGTCGGAAATATGAGCAAACGCAAACACTAAAAAGATCGTTATTAAGTAAAATGTTTCCGAAAGCAGGGCAAACTCAGCCTGAGATTCGTTTACAAGGCTTTGGCGGAGATTGGATTGAGATGGAGTTGGGTGATATTGGTTACACATATACCGGTTTAAGTGGGAAAACTAAAGCTGATTTTAGTCATGGCCAAGCTATGTATATTACTTATATGAACGTGTATTCTAACGCTATAGCATCAACTAGTATGCTAGAAGCTGTTGATAAAGATGATAGTCAAAATTTAGTAAAAAAAGGGGATGTTCTATTTACAACTTCTTCTGAAACACCTGAAGAAGTAGGCATGTCATCCGTTTGGCAGCATGATCTTCATTTAGTATATTTGAATAGCTTTTGTTTTGGTTTTAGACTAAAAGAAAAAGTTGACTCTAATTATTTAGCTTTCATGTTACGTTCAAATAAAGTCAGAGCTGATATTAGTCTATTAGCGCAAGGTATATCGAGATATAACATTTCTAAAAGAGCTATGATGAAAATAAAAGTTCCTCTACCATCAATCAAAGAACAAGCTGCTATAGGCGAGTTTTTTGAACAAGTAGACGAAACTATTGTATTACAAGCAAAACAACTCAAAATTTTAGAAAATATAAAAGAATCCTTATTGGCAAAAATGTTTGTTTGA
- a CDS encoding virulence RhuM family protein yields MDNKFLLYTTASGNVDVSVYLEDETLWLTQKEITILFGVSKSTISEHFKNIFESGELEEIRTVRKFRTVRQEGERQVTRELEHYNLDAIISVGYRVNSAQATQFRIWATQILKEFIQKGFVLDDERLKQGKAVFGQDYFRELLERVRSIRASERRVWQQITDIFRECSIDYDKHSSITRQFYANVQNKFHYAITGQTAAEIVYTSANKNSENMGLTTWKSSPEGRVLLSDTFTAKNYLTEKQIRQLERAVTSYFDYIESLIERGDKDQFTMEKLADSVNRFLSFNEYQVLDGYGQVSAEQAKEKARVEYAAFNKEQKIISDFDKKIKQLAERSDDN; encoded by the coding sequence ATGGATAACAAATTTTTGCTCTATACAACCGCCAGCGGTAATGTTGATGTTAGTGTTTATCTTGAAGATGAAACATTATGGCTAACGCAAAAAGAAATCACTATATTATTTGGCGTGTCAAAATCAACCATTAGTGAACACTTCAAAAATATCTTTGAAAGTGGTGAGTTGGAAGAGATTCGAACTGTTCGGAAATTCCGAACGGTTCGTCAAGAGGGGGAAAGGCAGGTAACGAGAGAGCTAGAGCATTACAATCTTGATGCCATCATTTCCGTCGGCTATCGGGTCAACTCTGCTCAAGCAACGCAGTTTCGTATTTGGGCGACCCAGATACTAAAAGAGTTTATACAAAAAGGCTTTGTGTTAGATGATGAGCGTCTCAAGCAAGGCAAAGCTGTATTCGGACAAGATTACTTTCGTGAATTACTGGAACGCGTACGCTCAATCCGTGCCAGTGAGCGTAGGGTATGGCAGCAAATCACCGATATATTTAGAGAGTGTAGCATCGACTATGATAAACACTCATCCATTACCCGTCAGTTCTATGCCAATGTACAAAATAAATTTCATTATGCGATTACAGGGCAGACAGCTGCTGAGATAGTTTATACCAGTGCTAATAAAAATTCTGAAAATATGGGGCTTACCACATGGAAATCTTCACCAGAGGGTAGGGTGCTTTTGAGCGATACTTTTACGGCTAAAAATTATTTGACTGAAAAACAAATTCGTCAGTTAGAGAGAGCAGTAACGAGCTATTTTGATTATATAGAGAGTCTAATCGAACGCGGTGACAAAGATCAGTTTACGATGGAGAAGTTGGCAGATAGTGTGAACCGCTTTTTAAGTTTTAATGAGTATCAGGTGTTAGATGGCTATGGTCAAGTGTCAGCCGAGCAAGCAAAAGAAAAAGCGCGAGTAGAATATGCTGCGTTCAATAAAGAACAGAAAATAATCTCTGACTTTGATAAAAAAATTAAGCAGTTAGCGGAGCGATCAGATGATAACTAA
- a CDS encoding membrane dipeptidase, whose protein sequence is MYQDHIVIDGLQYSHWDRDYFKMLQASGINAVHATLVYHEDARQTMTRFSEWHTRFEQNSDLILPVYSVADIKTAKEQGKVGIFFGAQNCSPIDDEIGLISVMRRLGLLIMQLTYNNQSLLATGCYEQNDSGITRFGQQAIAEMNRVGMIIDMSHSAERSTLEAIEISSRPICISHANPTTAHDALRNKSDTVISALTKAGGLLGFSLYPFHLPNGSDCTLDDFCTMIANCADKYGVEHLSIGSDLCLNQPQAVLEWMRNGRWSKAMDYGEGNANNSGWPDTLPWFAGKDGMENIYNGLLKHGFNEIDAGKVIGQNWFDFLEQGIKPLA, encoded by the coding sequence ATGTACCAAGACCATATCGTCATTGACGGATTACAGTATAGCCATTGGGATCGTGATTACTTTAAGATGCTACAAGCCAGTGGTATCAATGCGGTACATGCCACCTTGGTCTATCACGAAGATGCCCGTCAGACCATGACCCGCTTTAGCGAGTGGCACACACGCTTTGAGCAAAACTCAGATCTTATCTTGCCAGTGTACTCAGTAGCTGATATCAAAACGGCAAAAGAGCAGGGCAAAGTGGGCATCTTCTTTGGCGCGCAAAACTGCTCACCAATCGATGATGAAATTGGCCTAATCAGCGTGATGCGCCGCTTGGGTCTATTGATTATGCAGCTGACTTATAACAATCAGAGCTTACTAGCGACGGGTTGTTATGAGCAGAATGATAGCGGTATTACACGTTTTGGCCAGCAAGCCATTGCTGAGATGAATCGTGTCGGTATGATTATCGATATGTCACACAGCGCTGAGCGTTCAACGCTTGAGGCGATAGAGATCTCATCGCGCCCGATATGTATCAGTCATGCCAATCCAACCACGGCTCATGACGCGCTACGCAATAAATCGGATACGGTTATTAGTGCATTAACCAAAGCGGGCGGGTTGTTAGGTTTTAGCTTATACCCGTTTCATTTGCCAAATGGTAGTGATTGCACATTAGATGATTTCTGTACGATGATTGCCAATTGTGCTGACAAATATGGCGTAGAGCATTTATCCATTGGTAGTGACTTGTGTCTCAATCAACCGCAAGCCGTGCTTGAGTGGATGCGTAATGGGCGCTGGTCAAAAGCCATGGATTATGGTGAAGGCAATGCCAATAATTCAGGCTGGCCAGATACCTTGCCATGGTTCGCAGGCAAAGACGGTATGGAAAACATCTATAACGGTTTACTCAAACATGGTTTTAATGAGATTGACGCTGGAAAAGTCATCGGTCAAAACTGGTTTGATTTTTTAGAGCAGGGCATAAAGCCTTTAGCCTAA
- a CDS encoding RidA family protein, with amino-acid sequence MTTHSTKQAIKTSLYASKAPLEWAITSNGTLYTAQIPIDENGDVVAGGIEAQTRQTLDNLKHTLECANIGMDSVLQVMIYVTDRDYLKTVNQVYAEYFEAPYPNRAALVIAGLAREEMLVELVVYAAVP; translated from the coding sequence ATGACGACTCATTCAACCAAACAAGCCATCAAAACCTCACTTTATGCGTCTAAAGCCCCTTTAGAATGGGCGATCACCAGCAATGGTACGTTGTACACCGCGCAGATTCCTATCGATGAAAATGGTGATGTGGTTGCAGGTGGTATCGAAGCGCAAACCCGTCAAACGCTAGACAATCTTAAGCACACACTAGAATGTGCCAATATTGGTATGGATTCGGTACTACAGGTCATGATCTATGTGACCGATCGCGACTATCTAAAAACGGTCAATCAAGTCTACGCCGAATACTTTGAAGCACCATACCCAAATCGGGCAGCGCTGGTGATAGCAGGGCTGGCTCGTGAAGAGATGCTAGTAGAGCTAGTCGTATATGCCGCTGTGCCTTAA
- a CDS encoding BCCT family transporter, translating to MADLKGLNQGEQGRSNAANSTADKISAVPAAADIDALGLKNPAFWYSGGFITIFVLMAIFAEAQLATIVDVGFKWSANIFGPFWQILLLATFVIALAVGAGRTGRVILGNLPKPEMDNFKWMAILFCTLLAGGGVFWAAAEPIAHFVSAPPLYGESPDLQQRAFNALSQSFMHWGFLAWSIVGSLTAIVVMHLHYDKGLPLKPRTLLYPMFGERVLTGQTGAIIDACCIVAVAAGTIGPIGFLGLQTSYALNTLFGIPDTFATQLIIIIFAIALYTLSAISGLARGMQLLSRFNVILAVALMVFILIFGPTNFIVNGYIQGVGTMVDNFIPMATFRGDEGWLGGWTVFFWGWFLGYGPMMAIFIARISRGRTIRQLITTVCIIAPLVTCFWFTVVGGSGLAFEIANPGSVSSAFEGFNLPGALLAVTQQLPFPLMTSILFLILTTVFIVTTGDSMTYTISVVISGEREPNAMIRTFWGIMMGVTAIVLISLGSGGVTALQSFIVITAVPVSFILLPSLWNGPQIAQQMAREQDLYRPNQVEVRHKISEEKLAKEKLTQKTN from the coding sequence ATGGCCGATTTAAAAGGACTTAACCAAGGTGAGCAAGGACGCTCAAACGCTGCCAATAGCACAGCGGATAAGATCAGCGCTGTACCAGCTGCTGCCGATATTGATGCGTTGGGGCTAAAAAACCCTGCCTTTTGGTATAGTGGCGGGTTTATTACGATTTTTGTGCTCATGGCGATTTTTGCAGAAGCACAGTTAGCAACGATTGTGGATGTTGGTTTTAAATGGTCGGCCAATATCTTTGGTCCTTTTTGGCAAATTTTGCTTCTCGCTACTTTCGTCATCGCTTTAGCGGTTGGTGCAGGTCGCACGGGTCGTGTGATTTTGGGCAACTTACCAAAGCCTGAAATGGACAATTTCAAGTGGATGGCCATCCTGTTTTGTACATTGTTGGCTGGCGGTGGGGTTTTTTGGGCGGCGGCAGAACCTATTGCTCATTTCGTGTCAGCGCCTCCTTTATACGGTGAGTCACCAGACTTGCAACAACGAGCATTTAACGCCTTATCACAATCTTTTATGCATTGGGGATTTTTGGCGTGGTCGATTGTCGGTAGTTTGACCGCGATTGTGGTCATGCATCTGCATTATGACAAAGGCTTGCCGCTGAAACCTCGCACACTTCTTTATCCTATGTTTGGTGAGCGCGTACTTACTGGTCAAACGGGCGCGATTATCGATGCGTGCTGTATCGTCGCCGTGGCTGCGGGTACGATTGGCCCTATTGGTTTCTTAGGCTTGCAAACCAGCTATGCCCTCAATACCTTGTTTGGTATTCCTGATACTTTTGCCACCCAGCTTATCATTATCATATTCGCGATTGCGCTTTATACCTTATCAGCGATCAGTGGTCTTGCTCGAGGCATGCAATTGCTCAGCCGCTTTAATGTCATCTTGGCAGTTGCGCTGATGGTCTTTATTTTGATATTTGGACCGACCAATTTTATCGTCAATGGTTATATTCAAGGTGTCGGCACGATGGTCGATAACTTTATTCCGATGGCCACTTTTCGCGGTGATGAAGGCTGGCTTGGCGGTTGGACCGTGTTCTTTTGGGGTTGGTTCTTGGGTTATGGCCCGATGATGGCCATCTTTATCGCTCGTATCTCACGTGGTCGTACGATTCGTCAATTGATTACCACCGTATGTATTATTGCGCCGCTCGTGACGTGCTTTTGGTTCACCGTCGTTGGTGGTTCGGGTCTGGCGTTTGAGATTGCCAATCCGGGCAGTGTTAGTAGCGCGTTTGAAGGCTTTAACTTACCTGGTGCACTATTAGCCGTTACCCAGCAATTACCCTTTCCTTTAATGACCTCGATATTATTTCTAATTTTAACCACCGTTTTTATCGTCACGACAGGCGATTCGATGACCTATACCATCAGCGTCGTCATCAGCGGCGAGCGTGAGCCAAACGCCATGATTCGTACCTTTTGGGGCATCATGATGGGTGTGACAGCGATTGTTTTAATCTCGCTTGGTTCAGGGGGCGTGACAGCGTTGCAGTCCTTTATCGTGATTACCGCTGTGCCTGTATCCTTTATTCTATTGCCGTCGTTATGGAATGGACCACAAATTGCCCAGCAAATGGCGCGAGAGCAAGATTTGTATCGACCTAATCAGGTAGAGGTGAGACATAAAATCAGCGAAGAAAAGCTTGCTAAGGAAAAGCTTACTCAAAAAACTAATTGA
- a CDS encoding aldehyde dehydrogenase family protein has protein sequence MSAHTAQQILQQDPTKSLYINGEWQAGIDTIANINPSDITDTIGEFAQASGDQVKDAIAAARHAQPKWEATPLEKKQSILQAIGDEMIARCDELGTLLSLEEGKPFTEGRGEIYRAGQFFHYYAAEVLRQMGDTADSVRPGVKVEVTREAVGVVAIISPWNFPTATAVWKIAPALAFGNTVIWKPANLTPASAVALAEIIHRQGMPEGTFNLLLGGGSSVGDALINSTDIDAVSFTGSVPTGRKVAAATAPNFIRCQLEMGSKNALVIADDADLQVAIDAAVAGAFGGSGQKCTASSRLIVMDSIHDAFVEGVVAKMKTLKVGHALDEGIFMGPVVDDKQLASNMDWIEKAKQSGANLAFGGERLEMPHDGYYMSPTLFTETDNSWDINQEEVFAPLACVMRVKDLDEAIAMTNDTRFGLTGGIITQSLRSSAMFKEQVQAGCVMVNLATAGTDYHVPFGGRKQSSFGPREQGQYAKEFYTIVKTAYQKAY, from the coding sequence ATGTCAGCTCACACCGCCCAACAGATATTGCAGCAAGACCCAACCAAATCACTTTATATCAATGGTGAGTGGCAAGCGGGCATCGATACCATTGCCAATATTAACCCATCTGATATCACTGACACTATCGGTGAGTTCGCCCAAGCGAGTGGCGATCAAGTCAAAGACGCTATTGCAGCGGCGCGTCACGCTCAGCCAAAATGGGAAGCGACTCCTTTAGAAAAAAAGCAGTCTATCCTACAAGCAATTGGCGATGAAATGATTGCTCGCTGTGATGAGCTAGGTACGCTGTTGTCTCTCGAAGAAGGCAAGCCGTTTACGGAAGGTCGCGGCGAGATTTACCGTGCAGGTCAGTTCTTTCATTATTATGCTGCTGAAGTATTACGTCAAATGGGTGATACAGCTGATTCAGTGCGCCCTGGTGTCAAGGTTGAAGTCACCCGCGAAGCAGTCGGTGTGGTCGCCATTATCTCACCTTGGAACTTTCCAACGGCCACCGCTGTATGGAAAATAGCGCCAGCGCTAGCGTTTGGTAACACGGTCATTTGGAAGCCTGCGAATTTAACGCCAGCCAGCGCAGTGGCATTGGCCGAGATCATCCATCGTCAGGGTATGCCAGAAGGGACGTTTAACCTGCTACTGGGTGGCGGCTCGTCAGTCGGTGATGCACTCATCAATTCTACAGATATCGATGCCGTTAGCTTTACGGGTTCTGTACCAACAGGTCGCAAGGTCGCTGCTGCAACGGCCCCGAACTTTATCCGTTGCCAGCTTGAGATGGGTAGCAAAAATGCCTTGGTTATCGCTGATGATGCTGATTTGCAAGTTGCTATCGATGCGGCAGTGGCTGGTGCGTTTGGTGGTTCAGGGCAGAAATGTACGGCTTCTTCACGCCTCATCGTAATGGACAGTATTCATGATGCCTTCGTCGAAGGTGTGGTCGCAAAAATGAAGACTTTAAAGGTCGGTCATGCGCTTGATGAAGGTATCTTTATGGGGCCTGTCGTCGATGACAAGCAGCTGGCGTCAAACATGGACTGGATCGAAAAGGCCAAGCAATCAGGTGCCAATTTAGCCTTTGGCGGTGAGCGTTTAGAGATGCCGCATGACGGCTACTATATGTCGCCTACGTTATTTACCGAGACGGACAACAGCTGGGATATCAACCAAGAAGAGGTGTTTGCTCCGTTAGCTTGTGTGATGCGTGTCAAGGATTTGGACGAAGCGATTGCCATGACCAATGACACGCGTTTTGGTCTGACGGGCGGCATCATCACCCAAAGCTTGCGTAGTAGTGCGATGTTCAAAGAGCAAGTGCAAGCAGGCTGCGTTATGGTCAATTTAGCGACTGCAGGTACGGACTATCATGTACCGTTTGGTGGCCGTAAACAGTCAAGCTTTGGCCCGCGTGAGCAAGGTCAATATGCCAAAGAGTTCTATACCATCGTCAAGACCGCTTATCAAAAAGCGTACTAG
- a CDS encoding type I restriction-modification system subunit M: MNKQQLANKIWQSANQMRSKIEANEYKDYIIGFVFYKFLSDKEVRFLKENDFTEQDIANLTEADTETVDFIKKGVGYFIAYPHLFSTWIDKGSDFDIADVRDALSAFSRNIEHKKVFEGIFDTLQTGLSKLGENTGSQSKAASSLIHLIKNIPMDGKQDYDVLGFIYEYLLGMFAANAGKKAGEFYTPHEVSLLMSEIVAHHLRDRDKIEIYDPTSGSGSLLINIGQSVARHIDDSNNIKYYAQELKQNTYNLTRMNLIMRGVLPANIVTRNADTLEDDWPYFNDADPINSYETLYVDAVVSNPPYSQEWEPKNKESDPRYARFGLAPKGKADFAFLLHDLYHLKPDGIMTIVLPHGVLFRGGEEETIRKNLIEANHIDAIIGLPANIFFGTGIPTVIMVLKQKRADTDILIIDASKGFIKVGKDNQLQASDIKKITDAVINRENIDKYASVVSQKKVREQNYNLNIPRYVDSSDDAQTWDIYATMFGGIPQHEIESLRQYWQAFPSLKDSLFTQTDNTPYFGLTTKEIETRIYDNEDIKAFFDHYHSTFVSFSDYLRAELIDNSTTLKISRQENVLANNIFERLQHFKLIDKYAAYQSLDDLWQQIMTDLEIIQTESFAATKKVNPNMVIKKVNGKDKEVQEGWVGHILPFELVQQQLLADDLKQLKDKESRLGAVASELEALIDELDEEQKESLLNDSNSSFLVNEVNKALKSAYADIETPEVVALNAYLAFLDEKPNKLEKLEFIANNTIVNWQDVDANKDGTYGKSKINAYLKTLQASHQFADDSDEARLVQISDLLDEEKTLKSEIKEDTEALHQKTKLTIEALTDEKVNDLLNHKWILPLVQAMAQLANDVVSHLTLQVQALADKYADTYTDTISQLNTAENELADLLDELTGNEFDMAGLQAFQTLLKE, from the coding sequence ATGAATAAACAACAATTAGCCAATAAAATTTGGCAGTCTGCCAATCAAATGCGTTCTAAAATCGAAGCCAACGAATATAAAGATTATATTATAGGCTTTGTGTTTTATAAGTTTTTATCAGACAAAGAAGTTCGCTTTTTAAAAGAAAATGATTTTACGGAACAGGATATCGCTAATCTCACTGAAGCGGATACTGAGACGGTAGATTTTATCAAAAAGGGCGTGGGCTATTTTATTGCCTATCCTCATTTGTTTTCCACATGGATAGATAAGGGCAGTGACTTTGATATCGCTGATGTACGTGATGCCTTGTCAGCGTTTTCACGCAATATTGAACATAAGAAAGTATTCGAGGGAATTTTTGATACCTTACAAACAGGTTTAAGTAAGCTTGGTGAGAATACTGGGTCACAAAGTAAAGCTGCCAGTAGTCTCATTCATCTTATAAAAAACATACCAATGGATGGTAAGCAAGACTACGATGTGCTTGGCTTCATTTATGAATACTTACTGGGTATGTTCGCCGCGAACGCTGGAAAAAAAGCAGGTGAGTTCTACACGCCACATGAGGTGTCACTGCTGATGTCGGAAATAGTGGCTCATCATCTAAGAGATCGTGACAAGATTGAAATTTATGACCCAACCAGTGGTTCGGGCTCATTATTGATTAACATTGGTCAATCAGTTGCTAGACACATTGACGATAGTAATAATATTAAATATTACGCTCAAGAACTTAAACAAAACACTTATAACTTAACCCGCATGAACCTTATTATGCGTGGGGTTTTACCAGCCAATATCGTGACTCGTAATGCTGATACGCTAGAGGATGACTGGCCCTATTTTAATGATGCAGATCCTATAAATAGCTATGAGACTTTATATGTCGATGCTGTGGTATCGAATCCACCATACTCGCAAGAGTGGGAACCCAAAAATAAAGAATCTGACCCTCGCTATGCTCGTTTTGGGCTAGCTCCAAAAGGCAAAGCAGATTTTGCTTTTTTACTCCATGATTTATATCATCTAAAGCCTGATGGTATCATGACTATCGTATTGCCTCACGGTGTCCTGTTTCGTGGTGGTGAAGAAGAAACTATCCGCAAGAACCTAATTGAAGCCAATCATATCGATGCGATTATTGGACTACCTGCCAATATCTTCTTTGGTACAGGCATCCCTACTGTCATCATGGTGCTCAAACAAAAACGTGCTGATACCGATATTCTGATTATCGATGCTTCAAAGGGCTTTATAAAGGTAGGTAAAGACAACCAGCTACAAGCCTCAGACATCAAAAAAATTACTGATGCAGTCATTAACCGAGAGAACATAGATAAATACGCGTCCGTCGTGAGCCAGAAAAAGGTACGCGAGCAAAACTATAATTTAAATATACCTCGCTATGTAGATTCTTCTGATGATGCGCAGACGTGGGATATTTATGCCACGATGTTTGGCGGTATTCCACAACACGAAATCGAGTCGTTACGACAATATTGGCAGGCTTTCCCTAGCTTAAAAGACAGTCTATTTACGCAAACCGATAATACGCCTTATTTTGGGTTAACGACTAAAGAGATTGAAACTCGTATCTATGATAACGAAGATATAAAGGCGTTTTTTGATCACTATCATTCAACATTCGTAAGCTTTAGCGATTATCTACGGGCTGAATTGATCGACAATTCAACTACGCTCAAGATCTCTAGGCAAGAAAATGTGTTAGCAAATAATATATTTGAGCGCTTACAGCACTTCAAACTAATTGATAAATATGCTGCCTATCAATCTCTTGATGACTTGTGGCAACAGATAATGACAGATTTAGAAATCATTCAAACCGAGAGCTTTGCCGCGACCAAAAAGGTCAATCCGAATATGGTAATAAAAAAAGTCAACGGTAAGGATAAAGAAGTACAAGAAGGCTGGGTCGGGCATATATTGCCCTTTGAGCTAGTCCAGCAGCAGCTATTAGCCGATGATTTAAAGCAACTAAAGGATAAAGAAAGCCGTCTAGGCGCAGTAGCTAGCGAGCTAGAGGCTTTGATAGATGAGCTGGATGAGGAGCAAAAAGAGAGTTTGCTTAATGATAGCAATAGCAGCTTTTTAGTTAATGAGGTGAATAAAGCCCTCAAGTCAGCCTATGCTGACATTGAGACCCCTGAAGTCGTAGCGTTAAATGCTTACCTAGCATTTTTGGATGAAAAGCCCAACAAGCTTGAAAAGCTCGAATTCATTGCTAACAATACCATTGTTAATTGGCAAGATGTCGATGCCAACAAAGACGGTACTTATGGCAAATCCAAAATAAATGCTTATCTCAAGACCTTACAAGCCTCGCACCAGTTTGCTGATGACAGCGATGAGGCTAGACTAGTGCAGATAAGCGATTTATTAGATGAAGAAAAAACACTAAAGTCGGAGATTAAAGAAGACACAGAAGCTTTGCATCAAAAAACTAAATTGACGATTGAGGCGCTGACTGATGAAAAGGTGAATGATCTACTAAATCATAAATGGATATTACCATTAGTACAAGCAATGGCACAGTTAGCAAATGATGTAGTAAGCCACCTAACGCTGCAAGTGCAGGCATTGGCTGATAAATATGCTGATACCTATACGGATACCATTAGCCAATTGAATACGGCTGAAAATGAGCTGGCAGATTTGCTTGATGAGCTGACTGGTAATGAGTTTGATATGGCCGGATTACAAGCATTTCAGACGTTGTTGAAAGAATAA